In the genome of Pelorhabdus rhamnosifermentans, one region contains:
- a CDS encoding TIGR04282 family arsenosugar biosynthesis glycosyltransferase has product MRNAVVIFTKVPKEGETKTRLTIDCGGIFTPVEAKKFYEACLLDVVDQCIVSNCGDVYICYNQLGDRSYLKQLIATVSAPEAIKEMFPDQGGCFDAAMQYAADYILRDGRDERLADSIFIVGGDMPGLQSATLQDAVKKLEKLALSQSAFDCVKRCEGSRSNIGAAMVESADQAGGFNIIGYTCTTPFNFEQLFYNMEGATVLDLVVQKAMENAIPLSLLEMVPDIDIPEDLGGFIPIMNTLKLAEHYDSQIVSPKRTIKILQEMGIESAAKVPEN; this is encoded by the coding sequence ATGCGAAATGCAGTTGTTATCTTTACGAAAGTACCTAAAGAAGGCGAAACAAAAACTAGGCTGACAATAGACTGTGGCGGGATATTCACGCCTGTAGAAGCAAAAAAGTTTTATGAAGCCTGTCTTTTGGATGTGGTGGATCAGTGCATTGTCTCGAATTGCGGTGATGTGTATATCTGTTATAATCAATTGGGAGATAGGAGCTATTTGAAACAATTGATTGCAACTGTTTCTGCCCCCGAAGCGATCAAGGAAATGTTCCCGGATCAAGGGGGTTGTTTTGATGCTGCTATGCAATATGCGGCTGATTATATATTACGGGACGGAAGAGACGAAAGATTAGCCGATAGCATTTTCATCGTGGGCGGAGATATGCCTGGTTTGCAGTCGGCAACTTTGCAAGACGCTGTAAAAAAGTTGGAAAAACTTGCTTTAAGCCAGAGCGCGTTCGACTGCGTCAAACGATGTGAAGGCTCTAGGTCGAATATCGGCGCCGCAATGGTTGAATCTGCTGATCAGGCGGGAGGGTTCAATATTATTGGTTACACATGCACTACGCCTTTTAACTTTGAGCAGCTTTTTTATAATATGGAAGGTGCTACGGTGCTGGATCTAGTCGTACAGAAAGCGATGGAAAATGCCATTCCACTCAGCCTGCTTGAAATGGTGCCGGATATTGATATTCCGGAAGATCTGGGCGGCTTTATACCGATCATGAATACTTTGAAATTGGCAGAGCACTATGATTCCCAGATCGTGTCGCCTAAAAGGACCATAAAAATTTTGCAGGAAATGGGTATCGAATCTGCGGCTAAGGTACCGGAAAATTGA
- a CDS encoding DUF169 domain-containing protein yields MNNKDLAKAFKDMLTLRWSPVAVKLLKPDEPIPDNVSEPSVPLRHCQAITVARRGSSLYMPPNKHACPDGAAIMGLVPMSPKLRSGELYLLFKKLPNIECAQKMIASRPEFEAGAYQASIVAPLEDAAFEPDVVIFTIYPEQVMWLCCASSYGSGERHVFHTSGYNSTCADLTVQVMKSQKMNISFGCYGARAISDINDFEAYLSVPFNQMHSLADSLRKLSVKSIPEARRKIYMPPVIDRGISSEQVGACSVKVRINEERCDGCGLCEAFCPETVIEMKAMGDIVKAAAIAAEKCCACYTCVGQCPKKAIQLELSQGKP; encoded by the coding sequence TTGAACAACAAAGACCTTGCTAAAGCATTTAAAGATATGTTGACACTGCGCTGGTCGCCTGTTGCTGTAAAACTGTTGAAACCTGATGAGCCCATTCCGGATAATGTCTCGGAGCCGTCTGTTCCGCTGCGGCACTGCCAGGCCATTACGGTTGCCAGGCGGGGTAGCAGCCTTTATATGCCACCTAATAAACATGCCTGTCCTGATGGAGCAGCGATTATGGGGTTGGTTCCCATGTCGCCCAAGTTACGGTCAGGAGAATTATATCTTTTGTTTAAAAAATTGCCTAATATTGAATGCGCGCAAAAAATGATCGCTTCTCGGCCAGAATTTGAAGCAGGAGCATATCAGGCTTCTATTGTTGCTCCATTAGAGGATGCAGCTTTCGAGCCGGATGTGGTTATCTTTACAATTTATCCAGAACAGGTCATGTGGCTTTGCTGTGCTTCCAGCTATGGTAGCGGTGAACGTCATGTATTCCATACCTCAGGCTATAATTCTACCTGTGCTGATTTGACAGTGCAGGTTATGAAAAGTCAAAAAATGAACATATCTTTTGGTTGTTATGGCGCCAGGGCTATAAGCGATATTAATGATTTTGAAGCATATCTTTCCGTACCGTTTAACCAAATGCATTCCTTGGCGGATTCGCTGAGGAAACTATCTGTTAAAAGCATTCCTGAAGCGCGCAGAAAGATCTATATGCCTCCCGTGATTGATAGAGGGATTTCTTCTGAGCAGGTAGGTGCTTGTTCCGTCAAGGTGCGGATCAATGAAGAACGTTGCGATGGATGCGGCTTATGCGAGGCATTTTGTCCGGAAACGGTTATTGAAATGAAAGCGATGGGCGATATCGTTAAAGCAGCAGCAATTGCCGCTGAGAAATGCTGCGCCTGTTATACCTGTGTGGGACAATGCCCGAAAAAAGCAATCCAATTGGAATTGTCTCAAGGCAAACCGTAA
- a CDS encoding sigma-54 interaction domain-containing protein produces the protein MAIFNQTHDIPTAQTNSATDNKRTLAQERWQAILQYKQAFLQNNVEDLCRYPFMNQDVVASWLRSRKMGVNPYSVIGHSNLNQEKLSEIMDKYHLLIKVTNSLIENFKDMFLSCGDILYLFDKTRIVLLNEGSWENSPLFPENHPRTGIVSDEHSEGTTAHELCIRLERPVQLLGPEHYCVAFQSCIASAAPIRDENDKVNAALVLLNRPLQEPPGEEVLEKMCLHSLGLVTSLATAIETQFKLAKVTNDFCDASEQAETFNCHFQIAMDRFATVRNALNTTLAIVNEGIIVTNRVGKIIHINKEGMRILKLRPDQIENRNINDFLSIDSSIMTLVEKGEIVTTKECICGGTDGQLHQVCIRPAFNPYTQKLDIVVFKLNSSEKIIAKINNRSGSLTNNTFEHLVGDNFEFKKSVVMARRFASTADNILLIGESGTGKELFAQAIHNIYRPQSPFIAVNCAAMPSQLIESEMFGYEGGSFTGAERSGRPGKIELAHGGTLFLDEIGDMPIELQAVLLRTLEDKQVMRIGGRRYKQVDFRLISATNKNLYQMVTEKKFRGDLFFRLAVLPIKIPPLRERGCDIEILSKFFIGKYCHKQGWKVPQISPAAQKIINQYEWPGNARQLQNAMIYAVNTSMDGIIKPDNLPSYIPLATCPIKIDGMAITSNEKIGDMLCLEKMEKSAIETALAYANNCVPNAAELLGISRSTLYRKLKEYNIDY, from the coding sequence GTGGCCATTTTCAATCAGACTCATGACATTCCAACTGCACAAACTAATTCTGCCACTGACAATAAAAGGACTCTTGCCCAGGAACGCTGGCAAGCCATACTGCAATACAAGCAGGCTTTTTTGCAAAATAATGTTGAAGACCTATGCCGGTATCCCTTCATGAACCAAGATGTTGTCGCTTCTTGGCTCAGATCCCGCAAGATGGGTGTAAATCCTTATTCTGTAATCGGCCATTCCAATTTAAACCAGGAAAAGTTGTCCGAGATAATGGATAAATATCATTTGCTGATCAAAGTCACAAATTCATTGATTGAAAATTTTAAAGACATGTTTCTGTCTTGCGGGGACATATTGTATTTATTTGACAAGACCAGGATAGTCTTGTTGAATGAAGGAAGTTGGGAAAATTCTCCCCTATTTCCTGAAAACCATCCCCGCACGGGAATTGTTTCCGATGAGCATTCAGAAGGTACTACTGCCCATGAACTTTGCATCCGCCTTGAGCGGCCCGTACAATTATTGGGTCCGGAACATTATTGTGTGGCTTTTCAGAGCTGCATTGCTTCCGCCGCTCCGATTAGGGATGAAAATGACAAAGTCAATGCTGCCCTGGTTCTATTGAACCGACCTTTGCAGGAACCACCCGGGGAAGAAGTTCTTGAAAAAATGTGCTTGCACAGTTTGGGTTTGGTTACTTCTCTGGCGACAGCGATTGAGACTCAGTTCAAGCTGGCCAAAGTTACCAATGATTTTTGTGATGCCAGTGAGCAGGCAGAAACTTTTAATTGCCATTTTCAAATTGCCATGGATCGTTTTGCAACTGTTCGTAATGCACTAAATACTACATTGGCTATAGTCAACGAAGGAATTATTGTTACTAACCGCGTTGGGAAGATAATTCATATCAATAAGGAAGGCATGCGCATTTTGAAGCTCAGGCCGGACCAAATAGAGAATAGAAATATTAACGATTTTCTTAGCATTGATTCTTCCATCATGACATTGGTTGAAAAGGGTGAAATTGTTACTACAAAAGAATGTATTTGTGGGGGTACTGATGGCCAGCTACACCAAGTTTGTATTCGTCCGGCGTTTAATCCGTACACGCAGAAATTAGATATTGTTGTATTTAAATTGAATTCTTCCGAGAAAATAATTGCTAAAATTAATAACAGATCCGGTAGTTTGACGAATAATACTTTTGAACATCTTGTTGGGGATAATTTTGAATTTAAAAAAAGTGTTGTCATGGCACGACGCTTTGCCAGTACGGCCGATAATATTCTCTTAATCGGGGAAAGCGGTACCGGCAAGGAACTATTTGCCCAAGCTATCCATAATATATACCGTCCCCAGAGCCCTTTTATTGCCGTGAACTGCGCAGCTATGCCATCGCAATTAATCGAAAGCGAAATGTTCGGCTATGAAGGCGGTAGTTTTACCGGTGCTGAGCGCAGTGGGAGACCAGGTAAAATTGAGTTGGCGCATGGCGGGACGCTTTTTCTGGATGAAATCGGCGATATGCCCATTGAATTGCAGGCTGTTTTGCTGAGGACTCTGGAGGACAAGCAAGTCATGCGCATAGGCGGCAGACGCTACAAGCAAGTCGATTTCCGGCTGATTTCCGCTACGAATAAAAATCTTTATCAAATGGTAACTGAAAAAAAATTTCGTGGAGATTTATTCTTTCGTTTGGCAGTACTGCCGATTAAAATTCCTCCATTACGCGAAAGAGGTTGTGATATTGAAATCTTAAGCAAATTCTTCATTGGAAAATATTGCCATAAGCAGGGCTGGAAGGTCCCACAAATCAGCCCGGCAGCACAGAAAATAATTAATCAATATGAATGGCCTGGTAATGCCCGACAGTTACAGAATGCGATGATCTATGCGGTTAATACTTCTATGGATGGAATTATTAAACCTGATAATCTTCCCAGCTATATTCCTTTGGCTACTTGCCCGATTAAAATTGACGGTATGGCGATAACTAGCAATGAGAAAATAGGTGATATGCTTTGTCTGGAAAAGATGGAAAAAAGCGCCATTGAAACTGCTCTGGCATATGCAAACAATTGCGTGCCTAATGCAGCCGAGTTATTGGGCATAAGCCGTTCAACTTTGTATAGAAAATTAAAGGAATATAATATTGATTATTGA